Proteins encoded together in one Candidatus Bathyarchaeota archaeon window:
- a CDS encoding PLP-dependent transferase — MLLVKRGGFSTLSVHAGEFLDPYSGSVTVPIYQTSTFAFESTDTLLEVASGRRRGYIYTRYGNPTVRAAEEKVAALEGAEDCLAFSSGMAAVSSAVLAFLEEGDRMVSLREVYGGTYELFTEFLPRFGVEVALTKGSDTSSIKEELEKGCNLLFLETPTNPLLGIVDLAEVVDLARSEGAKTIVDNTFATPYNQRPMDFGVDLVVHSATKYLGGHSDLIGGVVAGSREDISKIWGVRKVLGGVLDPHAAWLLLRGLKTLALRVSRHNSNAQAVAEFLEGHPKVERVYYPGLPSHPGHEIALKQMSGGFGGVVSFEVKGGFREAAKLVDNFKLGFIAPSLGGVETLITQPVTTSHYYMPREEREKAGIRDNLVRIALGIEDEEDLITALEEALKKV, encoded by the coding sequence GTGTTATTGGTTAAACGTGGAGGTTTCTCTACGCTCTCCGTCCATGCCGGGGAGTTCCTGGATCCCTACAGCGGCTCCGTCACCGTACCCATCTATCAGACCTCAACCTTCGCCTTCGAGTCCACCGACACCCTCTTGGAGGTCGCCTCAGGGAGGAGGAGAGGCTACATCTACACCAGATATGGGAACCCTACGGTTAGGGCTGCGGAGGAGAAGGTTGCCGCCCTCGAAGGAGCCGAGGACTGCCTCGCCTTCTCCTCCGGGATGGCAGCTGTCTCCAGCGCGGTATTGGCCTTCCTGGAGGAAGGGGATAGGATGGTATCATTAAGGGAGGTATACGGTGGAACCTATGAGCTGTTCACGGAGTTCCTGCCTAGGTTCGGCGTCGAGGTCGCCTTAACGAAGGGTTCAGATACCTCCTCCATAAAGGAGGAGCTGGAGAAGGGCTGCAATCTCCTCTTCCTCGAGACCCCTACAAACCCCCTGCTGGGGATCGTGGACTTGGCCGAGGTGGTGGATCTAGCCCGCTCCGAGGGCGCTAAGACGATCGTGGATAATACCTTCGCTACACCCTATAACCAGAGGCCCATGGATTTCGGGGTGGATCTGGTGGTTCACAGCGCCACGAAGTATCTGGGCGGCCACAGCGACCTCATAGGCGGGGTGGTAGCTGGGTCTCGAGAGGACATCTCGAAGATCTGGGGCGTACGTAAGGTCTTAGGCGGCGTATTAGATCCCCATGCGGCATGGCTCCTCCTCAGGGGGTTGAAGACGCTGGCCCTGAGGGTTAGCCGCCATAACTCCAACGCCCAGGCCGTAGCCGAGTTCCTGGAGGGCCACCCTAAGGTTGAGAGGGTGTATTATCCGGGTCTCCCATCCCATCCAGGCCATGAAATAGCCCTAAAACAGATGAGTGGGGGATTCGGCGGGGTCGTAAGCTTCGAGGTTAAGGGAGGGTTCAGGGAGGCCGCCAAGCTGGTGGACAACTTCAAGCTGGGCTTCATAGCCCCAAGCCTCGGAGGGGTTGAAACCCTTATAACCCAACCCGTAACCACAAGCCACTACTACATGCCAAGGGAGGAAAGGGAAAAAGCAGGTATAAGGGACAACCTCGTGAGGATAGCTTTAGGAATAGAGGATGAAGAGGACCTAATAACGGCCTTGGAGGAAGCCCTAAAAAAGGTATAA
- a CDS encoding ferredoxin family protein, whose product MPIDPEFMKKFEKVSEHSGHTVWREWSPPGKLGIHGTNVAVDQDICNGDEVCVGVCPVNVFEMVDSPGHPVSDRKSDPVRESECIQCMACEIQCPTQAIKITPP is encoded by the coding sequence TTGCCCATAGATCCCGAGTTCATGAAGAAGTTCGAGAAGGTTTCTGAGCATAGCGGCCACACGGTCTGGAGGGAATGGAGCCCGCCTGGGAAGCTTGGGATCCATGGGACCAACGTGGCCGTGGATCAGGACATATGCAACGGCGACGAGGTATGCGTGGGGGTCTGCCCAGTCAACGTCTTCGAGATGGTGGATTCACCGGGCCATCCAGTCTCGGACAGGAAATCGGATCCCGTCAGGGAGTCGGAATGCATCCAATGCATGGCCTGCGAGATACAATGCCCGACACAGGCGATAAAGATAACTCCCCCATGA